A genomic window from Candidatus Dormiibacterota bacterium includes:
- the gltX gene encoding glutamate--tRNA ligase, protein MKTVRTRFAPSPTGFLHLGGLRSALFSYLFAKHHKGAFILRIEDTDRLRLVPEAVGHVQDSLQWLGITPDEGPGIGGEHGPYTQSECLGIYNEHAAKLAEKGDLYPCWCSEERLDDLRKEAQKNKVAFKYDRHCLKHPGDHDKPHVLRFKVPVSPSKIAWKDAVKGRVEFETANLDDFVAVKSDGFPTYHFASVVDDHLMQVSHVLRAEEWVSSTPKHILLYEAFGWSRPEFGHLPQVLGQDKAKLSKRHGAKSALEYRDAGYLPEAVINFLALLGWNEGSGSTKEIYTLGELIKAFTLERVHTAPAIFDQERLEWINGMHIRTKPLNELHELCQAFWPKEAAGYDDSYKKKVLALTQERLKFLAELPELTDFFFAEPEVNTGLLTKQLGRDGSEKLLRSVAASLESSDFSTSDLEQRLRKLAEDEGVKTGQLFGLIRVAITGKTAAPGLFETLHVLGRDVVLKRLKMLTK, encoded by the coding sequence ATGAAAACTGTCCGCACTCGTTTTGCCCCCAGCCCCACCGGCTTTTTGCATTTAGGCGGACTGCGCTCGGCTCTGTTTAGCTACCTCTTTGCCAAGCATCACAAGGGAGCCTTTATATTAAGGATCGAAGATACTGACCGACTGCGGCTAGTGCCAGAGGCAGTCGGGCACGTTCAGGACAGCCTGCAGTGGCTAGGTATTACACCCGACGAAGGGCCAGGAATAGGAGGCGAGCATGGGCCGTATACACAATCCGAATGCCTGGGTATTTATAATGAGCACGCCGCTAAACTAGCCGAAAAAGGCGATCTGTACCCCTGCTGGTGCAGCGAAGAGAGATTAGACGACCTGCGCAAAGAAGCCCAGAAAAACAAAGTCGCTTTCAAGTACGATCGCCACTGCCTGAAGCACCCGGGAGATCACGATAAACCTCACGTGCTGCGCTTTAAGGTGCCTGTTTCCCCATCTAAGATTGCCTGGAAAGATGCGGTTAAAGGCCGTGTAGAGTTTGAGACAGCTAATCTCGATGATTTCGTAGCTGTTAAATCCGACGGGTTCCCAACCTACCACTTTGCAAGTGTGGTAGACGACCACTTAATGCAGGTGAGCCATGTGCTTCGCGCGGAAGAGTGGGTCTCCTCCACACCCAAGCATATTCTTTTATATGAAGCATTTGGGTGGAGCCGGCCTGAGTTTGGTCACTTGCCGCAAGTGTTGGGGCAAGATAAAGCCAAGCTAAGCAAGCGACACGGGGCAAAGTCGGCTCTGGAATACCGTGATGCCGGCTACTTACCCGAAGCCGTCATTAATTTTCTGGCGCTACTCGGCTGGAACGAGGGCAGCGGCAGTACGAAAGAAATATACACACTAGGAGAACTAATAAAGGCCTTTACGCTTGAGCGGGTGCACACCGCGCCGGCTATTTTCGACCAAGAGCGGCTAGAGTGGATTAATGGTATGCACATACGTACCAAACCGTTGAATGAGCTGCATGAGCTATGTCAGGCTTTCTGGCCGAAAGAAGCAGCTGGTTATGATGATTCGTATAAAAAGAAAGTACTGGCACTTACACAGGAACGGTTAAAGTTTCTAGCGGAACTGCCGGAGCTCACAGACTTTTTCTTTGCAGAACCGGAGGTCAACACTGGCTTGCTCACAAAACAGCTGGGTAGAGATGGATCTGAAAAACTGCTTAGAAGCGTTGCGGCCTCGCTTGAGAGTAGCGATTTTAGTACCAGCGACCTAGAGCAGCGCCTACGTAAACTAGCAGAAGATGAGGGGGTAAAAACAGGTCAGCTCTTCGGCCTGATACGTGTAGCTATAACAGGTAAAACGGCCGCCCCGGGTCTGTTCGAAACACTGCACGTGCTAGGGAGAGATGTAGTCCTCAAGCGGCTGAAAATGCTCACAAAATAG
- a CDS encoding transglycosylase family protein, with protein MNIHFFVLPVLVAGTLLAVPQAHAASQIENKQPKQAQTQTKNETPKESAKEQKKHTVAVGENLSLIAQANNLESWRPLWDANAELSDPDVIQVGQVLVVPEGVTTPRELPAEPVAVAPPAAPAPQPVQYQSRPSYTPAPAAAATGDVWAKLRQCESGGNYANKRNPKYRGAYQFDYGTWGGYGGYNDPADAPPEVQDAKARDTQARRGWSPWPACSSKLGLR; from the coding sequence ACATGCAGCAAGCCAAATAGAAAACAAACAGCCAAAACAAGCTCAAACCCAAACCAAAAATGAGACACCAAAAGAATCAGCAAAAGAACAAAAGAAGCATACTGTGGCAGTCGGCGAAAACCTATCGCTAATTGCCCAAGCCAATAATTTAGAATCGTGGCGCCCGCTGTGGGATGCCAATGCCGAACTGTCTGACCCGGATGTGATCCAGGTCGGCCAAGTGCTGGTAGTACCCGAAGGTGTAACCACACCACGAGAGCTGCCGGCTGAGCCTGTAGCAGTTGCACCACCAGCAGCACCTGCGCCTCAGCCAGTGCAATACCAATCGCGTCCAAGCTATACCCCAGCACCTGCGGCTGCGGCCACAGGTGATGTGTGGGCCAAATTGCGTCAATGCGAATCCGGCGGCAACTACGCCAATAAGAGGAACCCGAAGTATCGCGGCGCGTATCAGTTCGATTACGGCACATGGGGCGGCTATGGTGGCTATAACGACCCGGCCGATGCTCCACCAGAGGTTCAAGATGCCAAAGCGCGTGATACCCAGGCCAGGCGCGGCTGGAGTCCGTGGCCAGCCTGCTCTAGCAAGCTAGGCCTGCGCTAA
- a CDS encoding DUF3048 domain-containing protein, producing the protein MQNIEIADDIPNPKGSAGSPPPPPPPTPGPEPSDPAPKPSKWRRFKKFVSTHRTRIIIALGLLALLPLGALAYLESTKQHPIREVTLGKGKPKPKTKPSPLTGVEILPELADRPIYSVVIENHQNARPQSGLADAGVVYEALAEGGITRFQAFYLENRSKEMGPIRSLRTYFVDWALEFNAPVAHVGGNADALDIVAPLGMKDMNQFAHGGSFYRTRDRLAPHNVYTTADLMDGLMKKLNYYEPSKFTPSPRKKDEPAATADHPAISINYSYSGFQVQYQYEKESNSYLRSLAGAPHNDRNSGAQIKVKNVVVQYMPTSYGFTRIGESTVTMGTPGSGRALVFRDGTVVEGTWSKKTHKERTKLMDASGKEIKLNPGNTWYSIVPTDKTVSY; encoded by the coding sequence ATGCAGAATATCGAGATAGCAGATGACATACCGAACCCGAAAGGCTCAGCAGGCAGCCCTCCGCCTCCTCCGCCGCCCACACCAGGTCCTGAACCCTCAGATCCGGCACCAAAGCCGTCTAAATGGCGGCGCTTTAAGAAATTTGTAAGTACCCACCGCACTCGCATTATTATTGCACTCGGGCTGCTTGCTCTGCTTCCGTTGGGAGCCTTAGCATATTTAGAAAGCACCAAGCAGCACCCAATACGTGAAGTGACACTGGGCAAGGGTAAACCCAAGCCGAAAACTAAACCTTCACCCCTCACAGGTGTAGAGATCTTGCCGGAATTAGCCGATAGGCCTATCTACTCGGTAGTGATTGAAAACCACCAGAACGCCCGACCACAATCCGGGCTAGCCGATGCCGGGGTGGTATATGAGGCGTTAGCCGAAGGCGGTATTACCCGATTCCAGGCTTTTTACCTAGAAAACCGTAGTAAAGAAATGGGCCCGATCCGCTCGCTAAGAACCTACTTTGTCGATTGGGCGCTGGAGTTTAATGCCCCGGTAGCCCATGTGGGCGGTAACGCCGATGCGCTGGATATCGTTGCGCCATTAGGTATGAAAGACATGAATCAGTTTGCCCATGGCGGCAGCTTTTACCGTACACGCGATAGACTAGCCCCGCATAATGTCTACACTACTGCCGACCTAATGGACGGTTTAATGAAAAAACTGAACTACTACGAACCCTCCAAGTTTACGCCTTCACCGCGTAAGAAAGATGAGCCGGCAGCGACCGCCGATCATCCGGCAATCAGCATTAATTACTCCTACAGCGGTTTTCAGGTACAGTACCAGTACGAAAAGGAATCGAATTCCTACCTGCGCTCTTTAGCCGGTGCGCCTCATAACGATCGCAACAGCGGAGCCCAAATTAAGGTTAAAAATGTGGTAGTACAGTATATGCCCACCAGCTACGGTTTTACCCGTATTGGGGAATCAACCGTAACTATGGGCACTCCCGGCAGCGGACGGGCATTAGTCTTTCGTGATGGCACGGTTGTGGAAGGCACATGGAGCAAGAAGACACATAAAGAGCGTACCAAGTTAATGGATGCAAGCGGCAAAGAGATTAAATTGAACCCAGGTAACACTTGGTACTCTATCGTACCAACCGATAAAACAGTCAGCTACTGA